One segment of Neobacillus endophyticus DNA contains the following:
- a CDS encoding exodeoxyribonuclease VII small subunit: MTNDQKISFEEAMTKLEQIVEKLEEGDVPLEEAIKYYKEGMELSKLCHDKLKNVEEQLTQIITEDGRTESFTLNEEE, translated from the coding sequence GTGACGAATGATCAAAAAATATCATTTGAAGAAGCTATGACAAAGCTGGAACAAATCGTAGAAAAGCTCGAAGAGGGCGATGTTCCGCTTGAAGAAGCAATTAAGTATTACAAAGAAGGAATGGAATTATCCAAACTTTGTCATGATAAATTGAAAAATGTTGAAGAACAGCTAACACAGATTATTACGGAGGACGGCCGTACTGAAAGCTTTACGCTAAATGAGGAGGAATAG